In a single window of the Nicotiana tomentosiformis chromosome 10, ASM39032v3, whole genome shotgun sequence genome:
- the LOC104107268 gene encoding small polypeptide DEVIL 4-like gives MKMSSTNMGSSKRRISSRGVGGVLREQRAKLYIIRRCVVMLLCWHD, from the coding sequence ATGAAGATGAGCAGCACAAATATGGGAAGTTCAAAGAGGAGAATTTCAAGCAGAGGAGTTGGAGGAGTACTTAGAGAACAAAGGGCAAAACTTTACATTATTAGAAGATGTGTAGTGATGCTCCTTTGTTGGCATGATTGA